A region from the Diadema setosum chromosome 17, eeDiaSeto1, whole genome shotgun sequence genome encodes:
- the LOC140241264 gene encoding uncharacterized protein — MGCLTKWRSALQAKWSWLVVIASSMLIAVSFGFLYSFGLLMVALMDDFGSGVTETGYVGTLSYGMTMVACLFTSPLTAKLGYRLAGCLGVTFCAVASITTSFAPGISVMFFSYSCLYGVGSSFILCCAVNCPLGYFPNTHRSLTFAVVSSAFNIGVLIFNPVVYALINRFGWRGMMRVMSGIIALVGCFCIPTFTPAPGEPCQRTSRLEVDGLEDDHVCKVKEFEREQSLEDSSSNYVVPQRTKLKMGSFPVSDQGICNDKVDSCKSRTFLEKEAMAENSVHPFHQNCGSRESHEYKLQGNDTVELDGDKPRRFDRTSEGLHESIRGAPSPADSLKGTADRQTGKPRTWLHGLEIMRMPELYLIQLGYLTAAVALSFAYFSTVNMTISSGFSKMTATMVMVTMGSTEIVGKIVLGVVTDRLPIPKIFILMGANCIGALLMFVLTQITPSKPYIFFQATVQGIFVLASLDSLPHSLGEQIFRDEYRLQTWAVMEVAFGLGGTLAAVFGESVDKTGSYQMAYYGNVGIFLASTTLFGLAIVYQRLFARDRFILFQRVGRRYSAIDQKTIEKSFNSDSNDGLPVSVPGRKSGSEIGEWKCLITERITSV; from the exons ATGGGTTGCTTGACCAAATGGAGGTCTGCTCTTCAGGCCAAGTGGAGTTGGTTGGTGGTCATCGCCTCGTCCATGCTCATCGCCGTCTCCTTCGGCTTCCTGTATTCCTTTGGTCTCCTCATGGTCGCCCTCATGGACGACTTCGGCAGCGGAGTGACCGAAACGG GCTATGTTGGAACACTTTCATATGGAATGACGATGGTGGCGTGTCTGTTCACCTCACCGCTTACCGCAAAACTAGGATACCGCCTTGCCGGCTGCCTGGGCGTCACCTTCTGTGCCGTTGCCTCGATCACGACTTCGTTCGCTCCGGGAATCTCCGTTATGTTCTTTTCCTACAGCTGTCTCTACGGAGTAGGAAGCAGTTTCATTTTGTGCTGTGCTGTCAACTGTCCACTCGGCTACTTCCCGAATACCCATCGCTCACTGACATTTGCGGTAGTGTCATCTGCTTTTAATATCG gtgtgCTGATCTTTAACCCAGTCGTCTACGCCCTCATCAACCGGTTCGGTTGGCGTGGAATGATGAGGGTCATGTCGGGAATTATTGCCTTGGTTGGATGTTTCTGTATCCCAACGTTCACTCCAGCTCCAGGGGAGCCATGCCAGCGAACATCCCGTCTTGAGGTAGATGGCCTTGAAGATGATCATGTCTGCAAGGTCAAAGAATTTGAGCGAGAACAGTCCTTGGAGGACAGCAGTAGTAACTATGTAGTTCCACAGAGAACTAAGCTGAAGATGGGATCCTTTCCCGTCAGCGATCAAGGTATTTGCAATGACAAAGTGGACAGCTGTAAATCGAGGACGTTTCTAGAAAAAGAGGCAATGGCAGAGAACTCCGTCCATCCATTCCATCAAAACTGCGGCTCTAGAGAGAGTCATGAATATAAACTCCAGGGCAATGATACTg ttgaacttgatggTGATAAACCACGCCGGTTTGATCGTACCTCAGAAGGACTTCACGAATCTATAAGAGGAGCACCTTCGCCAGCCGACTCTTTGAAGGGTACCGCTGACAGACAGACTGGGAAACCCCGCACGTGGCTCCATGGACTCGAGATCATGAGAATGCCGGAACTGTATCTGATCCAGCTGGGCTACCTAACGGCAGCTGTAGCTCTCTCATTTGCCTACTTCAGCACG GTCAACATGACGATTTCGTCGGGATTCTCGAAGATGACAGCAACTATGGTCATGGTGACGATGGGCTCGACGGAAATCGTCGGGAAGATCGTACTGGGAGTGGTCACTGATCGTCTGCCCATCCCGAAGATCTTCATTCTCATGGGGGCAAATTGCATTGGCGCCCTTCTCATGTTCGTGTTGACACAGATTACGCCGTCGAAgccgtacattttctttcaggCAACAG TGCAAGGGATATTCGTACTGGCTTCTCTCGACTCCCTACCACACTCTCTTGGTGAGCAGATCTTCCGGGACGAGTACCGGCTGCAGACGTGGGCAGTAATGGAGGTAGCATTTGGTTTGGGTGGAACACTAGCGGCGGTATTCG GTGAGAGTGTTGATAAGACTGGCTCCTACCAGATGGCGTATTATGGGAATGTTGGAATCTTTCTTGCCTCCACGACCCTCTTTGGTCTTGCCATTGTATACCAGAGACTCTTTGCAAGGGATCGATTTATCTTGTTCCAGAGAGTTGGTCGACGATATTCCGCGATTGATCAAAAGACTATTGAGAAATCTTTCAACTCAGATAGTAACGATGGTCTTCCAGTTAGTGTGCCTGGACGGAAAAGTGGCAGCGAGATTGGGGAATGGAAATGTCTCATAACAGAGAGAATTACCAGCGTATAG